Proteins encoded within one genomic window of Bombus vancouverensis nearcticus chromosome 4, iyBomVanc1_principal, whole genome shotgun sequence:
- the LOC117166739 gene encoding uncharacterized protein LOC117166739 isoform X2, translated as MAGKMAAAELKHDNVSCYETVKKNVSIITLHREIECYQFRLLDLFYYLTSVSFFFIDIATDSIVFLEYFLQGEFVWGCFALSFTILPAGVIQIFSLRWYHSDGSIKNIHWLLHFLFLGVLHRYLILLYSTIYSLRNKRFVKDKNWVYRQESDICMLHLFESFMGAAPQLILQLYIMAVLRYTPLWTSLSAVVSFCSLSWAISTYTKAMHKINPDHNEATWIVLTLQGLWRAGMLISRIAVLVLTVICLKEWSLLFLGFHWLFMTIWVLLQNTDFCPTVWEERIYNCIIGFIYCFDFFNLRVGKSRYRVFVFYSVIVIENIVFLIVFVLCFKDAIKAEEIAIMTGLIIGGMIIGLTSMLFYYGKFHPSKIGGISKATDESSKTVTNKAVTPRSFKQYYPNSFASSSCSIDHSPRATSEEITTDKQYLLTNIVQNSECTENGIINQICQIENEPATTAICLISECESAHNISKDENMSSSGLQKNTFSVTGDNTCEYLEIQNDCNDSNEKDIHRQKRRGICLPTTHGLDIDKDVSTKDPNSCLPLQKRRGICFSNQLILEMENDVQEKVVTNRNLVPDVSTKRDKLEECSRGNICEDINSITLLRERLETPTIFNDTCEKIATEETEKLTKELQQRDETMSCVTSIHDYENVCPLGVARPPWCIRSWKGYTDIETYIHDDSVVRDRRRDTLTSTTTGTTYSSEFSDTTCASSVLRGILKQDDYLDTLTYDLIDSRELKTTYNEDISTKRISDIDEQNPTLYIAKPVVIDDKGGMFALDTILEEHDEITTKEKFEYTQPGPGDSVSTLVSTIDQIRKYTAENSPRHVYHTTGSQWEDFDPKNLIKKAQLTKALFKNDSATCNRNYINCLDESESIVRGKCEIDTIKDLVKYCTIESIKKTPLIDAILSDSPILGNKAKLQKQASIARQKDESDSKENDLYVEMSPLVPVENVKVVHNNLSETVSSNIMNMNSTDVTRAATMPNICMQSAKSANSNNNEEKLEPSDDKRKKPINYPKRKFSLLKEKFESKSQLVYVVTPNNAIKIGQSAASSELDVSKKNVSVILKKSSDCTRYDKENLAPIASFKVSHEKNTSNDRCHSNRDNIDLIYENDKSLCGSDLNLKERRHIFLEQVLSPPKLLTWNKRKSFSGSTVKKPA; from the exons ATGGCCGGGAAGATGGCGGCGGCAGAGTTAAAACATGATAATGTTTCGTGCTATGAAACTGTGAAAAAAAATGTATCGATAATAACATTACACAGGGAAATAGAATGTTATCAATTTAGATTGTTAGACTTATTTTACTACTTAACTTCTGTCAGTTTTTTTTTCATCGATATAGCAACAG ATAGTATTGTATTTTTGGAATACTTTTTACAAGGGGAGTTTGTTTGGGGATGCTTTGCTTTGAGCTTTACAATTTTACCTGCAGgtgttattcaaatatttagtcTGAGATGGTATCACAGCGATGGTTCCATTAAGAACATACATTggttattacattttttattcttgGGAGTATTACACAG gtatttaattttactttactCCACAATATATTCATTAAGGAACAAACGATTTGTGAAGGATAAAAATTGGGTATATAGACAGGAAAGTGATATATGTATGTTGCATTTATTTGAATCATTTATGGGGGCTGCTCCACAATTAATATTGCAACTGTATATCATggcagtattacgttatacaccATTATGGACaa gtTTATCCGCTGTAGTCTCCTTTTGTTCATTGAGCTGGGCTATAAGTACATATACAAAAGCAATGCACAAAATAAATCCTGATCATAATGAAGCAACATGGATAGTACTGACTCTTCAAGGTCTTTGGCGAGCTGGAATGCTGATATCCCGAATAGCTGTTTTGGTTTTAACAGTAATTTGTTTAAAAGAATGGTCTTTATTGTTTCTTG GATTCCACTGGCTTTTTATGACCATTTGGGTACTTCTCCAAAACACAGACTTTTGCCCAACTGTATGGGAAGAgcgtatttataattgtattataggatttatttattgcttcgatttttttaatttacgcgTAGGCAAATCTCGGTATAGAGTATTCGTGTTTTACTCTGTCATTGTAATAGAAAACATAGTCTTTTTAATCGTGTTTGTATTATGTTTTAAAGATGCGATAAAAGCTGAAGAAATAGCGATAATGACAGGTTTAATAATTGGAGGAATGATTATCGGCTTGACGAGCATGTTGTTCTACTATGGAAAATTTCACCCATCAAAAATCGGAGGTATATCTAAAGCTACCGATGAAAGCTCTAAGACCGTAACCAACAAAGCTGTCACCCCTAGATCTTTCAAACAGTATTATCCCAATTCATTCGCGTCGTCCTCCTGTTCTATTGATCATTCTCCAAGGGCTACTTCCGAGGAAATCACCACGGATAAACAGTACTTATTAACTAATATCGTACAAAATTCGGAATGCACGGAAAATGGTATTATCAACCAAATCTGTCAAATTGAAAACGAACCAGCAACAACTGCTATTTGCCTTATTTCGGAGTGCGAGTCGGCGCACAACATTTCGAAAGACGAAAATATGTCGTCGAGCGGCTTGCAAAAAAACACATTTTCCGTAACTGGTGACAATACCTGCGAATACCTTGAAATTCAAAACGATTGTAACGATTCCAATGAGAAAGATATTCATCGCCAGAAACGCAGAGGTATTTGTTTGCCAACGACTCATGGATTAGATATCGACAAAGATGTTTCAACGAAAGATCCAAATTCTTGTCTTCCATTGCAAAAGAGACGAGGTATCTGTTTCTCAAATCAGCTTATCCTTGAAATGGAGAACGATGTTCAGGAAAAGGTTGTGACCAATAGAAATTTGGTACCGGACGTAAGTACGAAACGCGACAAATTAGAAGAATGTTCTCGTGGTAATATTTGCGAGGATATTAACAGTATTACATTGTTAAGAGAGAGATTGGAAACTCCAACGATTTTTAACGATACTTGCGAGAAAATTGCAACGGAGGAAACAGAAAAATTGACGAAGGAGTTGCAGCAGAGGGATGAAACGATGAGTTGTGTTACCTCGATTCACGACTATGAGAATGTTTGTCCTCTTGGTGTGGCTAGACCACCGTGGTGCATTCGTAGTTGGAAAGGATATACGGATATAGAAACTTACATCCATGACGATAGCGTTGTCAGAGACAGAAGAAGAGATACTTTAACAAGTACAACTACCGGCACTACTTACAGTTCTGAGTTTTCCGACACGACTTGCGCGAGTTCGGTATTAAGAGGAATTCTGAAACAAGACGATTATCTCGACACGCTTACATATGATTTGATAGATTCTCGAGAGTTAAAAACGACATACAATGAAGATATTTCTACGAAAAGAATTTCCGACATTGACGAACAAAACCCCACTCTGTATATCGCGAAGCCGGTGGTAATAGATGATAAAGGTGGAATGTTCGCATTGGATACCATTTTGGAGGAACATGATGAAATTACCacgaaagaaaaatttgaatataCCCAACCCGGTCCCGGTGATTCGGTTAGTACGTTAGTTAGTACGATAGATCAAATCAGGAAATATACTGCGGAAAATTCTCCTAGGCATGTCTATCATACCACGGGTAGTCAATGGGAAGACTTTGATccgaaaaatttgataaagaagGCGCAGCTGACGAAAGCGTTGTTTAAAAATGACTCCGCAACGTGTAACAGAAATTACATTAATTGCTTGGACGAATCAGAATCGATTGTTCGAGGTAAATGCGAAATAGATACTATCAAAGATTTAGttaaatactgtacgatagaaTCGATTAAGAAGACGCCTTTGATAGATGCTATACTTTCCGATTCACCTATTTTAGGAAATAAAGCGAAGCTGCAAAAACAAGCTTCTATCGCACGTCAAAAGGATGAATCCGATTCAAAGGAGAACGATTTATACGTTGAAATGAGTCCATTGGTACCTGTTGAAAATGTTAAGGTTGTACATAATAATTTATCCGAGACAGTGTCCTCTAATATCATGAATATGAATTCTACGGATGTTACGCGGGCAGCCACTATGCCAAATATTTGCATGCAATCGGCAAAGTCGGCAAATTctaataataatgaagaaaAATTAGAACCGTCTGACGACAAACGTAAAAAACCGATTAATTATCCGAAACGAAAATTTTCTctgttaaaagaaaaatttgaatcCAAGTCGCAATTAGTTTACGTTGTTACACCGAATAATGCTATTAAAATTGGACAATCCGCTGCCTCTTCGGAATTAGATGTATCGAAAAAAAATGTCTCGGTAATTTTAAAAAAGTCATCCGATTGTACAAGGTACGACAAAGAAAATTTAGCTCCTATCGCATCGTTTAAAGTAAGTCACGAAAAGAATACTTCGAACGATAGGTGTCATTCAAATCGAGATAATATCGATCTTATTTACGAAAACGATAAGTCTTTGTGCGGTAGCGatttaaatttgaaagaaagaagaCATATATTTTTGGAGCAAGTTTTATCGCCGCCGAAATTATTAACATGGAATAAAAGAAAGTCTTTCAGTGGATCTACTGTGAAAAAACCTGCATAA
- the LOC117166739 gene encoding uncharacterized protein LOC117166739 isoform X1: MAGKMAAAELKHDNVSCYETVKKNVSIITLHREIECYQFRLLDLFYYLTSVSFFFIDIATDSIVFLEYFLQGEFVWGCFALSFTILPAGVIQIFSLRWYHSDGSIKNIHWLLHFLFLGVLHRYLILLYSTIYSLRNKRFVKDKNWVYRQESDICMLHLFESFMGAAPQLILQLYIMAVLRYTPLWTSLSAVVSFCSLSWAISTYTKAMHKINPDHNEATWIVLTLQGLWRAGMLISRIAVLVLTVICLKEWSLLFLGKYESELARLLKINSCLSRSSCSTLNVTGFHWLFMTIWVLLQNTDFCPTVWEERIYNCIIGFIYCFDFFNLRVGKSRYRVFVFYSVIVIENIVFLIVFVLCFKDAIKAEEIAIMTGLIIGGMIIGLTSMLFYYGKFHPSKIGGISKATDESSKTVTNKAVTPRSFKQYYPNSFASSSCSIDHSPRATSEEITTDKQYLLTNIVQNSECTENGIINQICQIENEPATTAICLISECESAHNISKDENMSSSGLQKNTFSVTGDNTCEYLEIQNDCNDSNEKDIHRQKRRGICLPTTHGLDIDKDVSTKDPNSCLPLQKRRGICFSNQLILEMENDVQEKVVTNRNLVPDVSTKRDKLEECSRGNICEDINSITLLRERLETPTIFNDTCEKIATEETEKLTKELQQRDETMSCVTSIHDYENVCPLGVARPPWCIRSWKGYTDIETYIHDDSVVRDRRRDTLTSTTTGTTYSSEFSDTTCASSVLRGILKQDDYLDTLTYDLIDSRELKTTYNEDISTKRISDIDEQNPTLYIAKPVVIDDKGGMFALDTILEEHDEITTKEKFEYTQPGPGDSVSTLVSTIDQIRKYTAENSPRHVYHTTGSQWEDFDPKNLIKKAQLTKALFKNDSATCNRNYINCLDESESIVRGKCEIDTIKDLVKYCTIESIKKTPLIDAILSDSPILGNKAKLQKQASIARQKDESDSKENDLYVEMSPLVPVENVKVVHNNLSETVSSNIMNMNSTDVTRAATMPNICMQSAKSANSNNNEEKLEPSDDKRKKPINYPKRKFSLLKEKFESKSQLVYVVTPNNAIKIGQSAASSELDVSKKNVSVILKKSSDCTRYDKENLAPIASFKVSHEKNTSNDRCHSNRDNIDLIYENDKSLCGSDLNLKERRHIFLEQVLSPPKLLTWNKRKSFSGSTVKKPA; this comes from the exons ATGGCCGGGAAGATGGCGGCGGCAGAGTTAAAACATGATAATGTTTCGTGCTATGAAACTGTGAAAAAAAATGTATCGATAATAACATTACACAGGGAAATAGAATGTTATCAATTTAGATTGTTAGACTTATTTTACTACTTAACTTCTGTCAGTTTTTTTTTCATCGATATAGCAACAG ATAGTATTGTATTTTTGGAATACTTTTTACAAGGGGAGTTTGTTTGGGGATGCTTTGCTTTGAGCTTTACAATTTTACCTGCAGgtgttattcaaatatttagtcTGAGATGGTATCACAGCGATGGTTCCATTAAGAACATACATTggttattacattttttattcttgGGAGTATTACACAG gtatttaattttactttactCCACAATATATTCATTAAGGAACAAACGATTTGTGAAGGATAAAAATTGGGTATATAGACAGGAAAGTGATATATGTATGTTGCATTTATTTGAATCATTTATGGGGGCTGCTCCACAATTAATATTGCAACTGTATATCATggcagtattacgttatacaccATTATGGACaa gtTTATCCGCTGTAGTCTCCTTTTGTTCATTGAGCTGGGCTATAAGTACATATACAAAAGCAATGCACAAAATAAATCCTGATCATAATGAAGCAACATGGATAGTACTGACTCTTCAAGGTCTTTGGCGAGCTGGAATGCTGATATCCCGAATAGCTGTTTTGGTTTTAACAGTAATTTGTTTAAAAGAATGGTCTTTATTGTTTCTTGGTAAGTATGAGAGCGAACTAGCAAGATTGCTCAAAATAAACTCATGTCTTTCACGTAGTTCGTGTTCCACTCTGAATGTTACAGGATTCCACTGGCTTTTTATGACCATTTGGGTACTTCTCCAAAACACAGACTTTTGCCCAACTGTATGGGAAGAgcgtatttataattgtattataggatttatttattgcttcgatttttttaatttacgcgTAGGCAAATCTCGGTATAGAGTATTCGTGTTTTACTCTGTCATTGTAATAGAAAACATAGTCTTTTTAATCGTGTTTGTATTATGTTTTAAAGATGCGATAAAAGCTGAAGAAATAGCGATAATGACAGGTTTAATAATTGGAGGAATGATTATCGGCTTGACGAGCATGTTGTTCTACTATGGAAAATTTCACCCATCAAAAATCGGAGGTATATCTAAAGCTACCGATGAAAGCTCTAAGACCGTAACCAACAAAGCTGTCACCCCTAGATCTTTCAAACAGTATTATCCCAATTCATTCGCGTCGTCCTCCTGTTCTATTGATCATTCTCCAAGGGCTACTTCCGAGGAAATCACCACGGATAAACAGTACTTATTAACTAATATCGTACAAAATTCGGAATGCACGGAAAATGGTATTATCAACCAAATCTGTCAAATTGAAAACGAACCAGCAACAACTGCTATTTGCCTTATTTCGGAGTGCGAGTCGGCGCACAACATTTCGAAAGACGAAAATATGTCGTCGAGCGGCTTGCAAAAAAACACATTTTCCGTAACTGGTGACAATACCTGCGAATACCTTGAAATTCAAAACGATTGTAACGATTCCAATGAGAAAGATATTCATCGCCAGAAACGCAGAGGTATTTGTTTGCCAACGACTCATGGATTAGATATCGACAAAGATGTTTCAACGAAAGATCCAAATTCTTGTCTTCCATTGCAAAAGAGACGAGGTATCTGTTTCTCAAATCAGCTTATCCTTGAAATGGAGAACGATGTTCAGGAAAAGGTTGTGACCAATAGAAATTTGGTACCGGACGTAAGTACGAAACGCGACAAATTAGAAGAATGTTCTCGTGGTAATATTTGCGAGGATATTAACAGTATTACATTGTTAAGAGAGAGATTGGAAACTCCAACGATTTTTAACGATACTTGCGAGAAAATTGCAACGGAGGAAACAGAAAAATTGACGAAGGAGTTGCAGCAGAGGGATGAAACGATGAGTTGTGTTACCTCGATTCACGACTATGAGAATGTTTGTCCTCTTGGTGTGGCTAGACCACCGTGGTGCATTCGTAGTTGGAAAGGATATACGGATATAGAAACTTACATCCATGACGATAGCGTTGTCAGAGACAGAAGAAGAGATACTTTAACAAGTACAACTACCGGCACTACTTACAGTTCTGAGTTTTCCGACACGACTTGCGCGAGTTCGGTATTAAGAGGAATTCTGAAACAAGACGATTATCTCGACACGCTTACATATGATTTGATAGATTCTCGAGAGTTAAAAACGACATACAATGAAGATATTTCTACGAAAAGAATTTCCGACATTGACGAACAAAACCCCACTCTGTATATCGCGAAGCCGGTGGTAATAGATGATAAAGGTGGAATGTTCGCATTGGATACCATTTTGGAGGAACATGATGAAATTACCacgaaagaaaaatttgaatataCCCAACCCGGTCCCGGTGATTCGGTTAGTACGTTAGTTAGTACGATAGATCAAATCAGGAAATATACTGCGGAAAATTCTCCTAGGCATGTCTATCATACCACGGGTAGTCAATGGGAAGACTTTGATccgaaaaatttgataaagaagGCGCAGCTGACGAAAGCGTTGTTTAAAAATGACTCCGCAACGTGTAACAGAAATTACATTAATTGCTTGGACGAATCAGAATCGATTGTTCGAGGTAAATGCGAAATAGATACTATCAAAGATTTAGttaaatactgtacgatagaaTCGATTAAGAAGACGCCTTTGATAGATGCTATACTTTCCGATTCACCTATTTTAGGAAATAAAGCGAAGCTGCAAAAACAAGCTTCTATCGCACGTCAAAAGGATGAATCCGATTCAAAGGAGAACGATTTATACGTTGAAATGAGTCCATTGGTACCTGTTGAAAATGTTAAGGTTGTACATAATAATTTATCCGAGACAGTGTCCTCTAATATCATGAATATGAATTCTACGGATGTTACGCGGGCAGCCACTATGCCAAATATTTGCATGCAATCGGCAAAGTCGGCAAATTctaataataatgaagaaaAATTAGAACCGTCTGACGACAAACGTAAAAAACCGATTAATTATCCGAAACGAAAATTTTCTctgttaaaagaaaaatttgaatcCAAGTCGCAATTAGTTTACGTTGTTACACCGAATAATGCTATTAAAATTGGACAATCCGCTGCCTCTTCGGAATTAGATGTATCGAAAAAAAATGTCTCGGTAATTTTAAAAAAGTCATCCGATTGTACAAGGTACGACAAAGAAAATTTAGCTCCTATCGCATCGTTTAAAGTAAGTCACGAAAAGAATACTTCGAACGATAGGTGTCATTCAAATCGAGATAATATCGATCTTATTTACGAAAACGATAAGTCTTTGTGCGGTAGCGatttaaatttgaaagaaagaagaCATATATTTTTGGAGCAAGTTTTATCGCCGCCGAAATTATTAACATGGAATAAAAGAAAGTCTTTCAGTGGATCTACTGTGAAAAAACCTGCATAA
- the LOC117166739 gene encoding uncharacterized protein LOC117166739 isoform X3, giving the protein MAGKMAAAELKHDNVSCYETVKKNVSIITLHREIECYQFRLLDLFYYLTSVSFFFIDIATDSIVFLEYFLQGEFVWGCFALSFTILPAGVIQIFSLRWYHSDGSIKNIHWLLHFLFLGVLHRYLILLYSTIYSLRNKRFVKDKNWVYRQESDICMLHLFESFMGAAPQLILQLYIMAVLRYTPLWTSLSAVVSFCSLSWAISTYTKAMHKINPDHNEATWIVLTLQGLWRAGMLISRIAVLVLTVICLKEWSLLFLGKYESELARLLKINSCLSRSSCSTLNVTGFHWLFMTIWVLLQNTDFCPTVWEERIYNCIIGFIYCFDFFNLRVGKSRYRVFVFYSVIVIENIVFLIVFVLCFKDAIKAEEIAIMTGLIIGGMIIGLTSMLFYYGKFHPSKIGGISKATDESSKTVTNKAVTPRSFKQYYPNSFASSSCSIDHSPRATSEEITTDKQYLLTNIVQNSECTENGIINQICQIENEPATTAICLISECESAHNISKDENMSSSGLQKNTFSVTGDNTCEYLEIQNDCNDSNEKDIHRQKRRGICLPTTHGLDIDKDVSTKDPNSCLPLQKRRGICFSNQLILEMENDVQEKVVTNRNLVPDVSTKRDKLEECSRGNICEDINSITLLRERLETPTIFNDTCEKIATEETEKLTKELQQRDETMSCVTSIHDYENVCPLGVARPPWCIRSWKGYTDIETYIHDDSVVRDRRRDTLTSTTTGTTYSSEFSDTTCASSVLRGILKQDDYLDTLTYDLIDSRELKTTYNEDISTKRISDIDEQNPTLYIAKPVVIDDKGGMFALDTILEEHDEITTKEKFEYTQPGPGDSVSTLVSTIDQIRKYTAENSPRHVYHTTGSQWEDFDPKNLIKKAQLTKALFKNDSATCNRNYINCLDESESIVRGNKAKLQKQASIARQKDESDSKENDLYVEMSPLVPVENVKVVHNNLSETVSSNIMNMNSTDVTRAATMPNICMQSAKSANSNNNEEKLEPSDDKRKKPINYPKRKFSLLKEKFESKSQLVYVVTPNNAIKIGQSAASSELDVSKKNVSVILKKSSDCTRYDKENLAPIASFKVSHEKNTSNDRCHSNRDNIDLIYENDKSLCGSDLNLKERRHIFLEQVLSPPKLLTWNKRKSFSGSTVKKPA; this is encoded by the exons ATGGCCGGGAAGATGGCGGCGGCAGAGTTAAAACATGATAATGTTTCGTGCTATGAAACTGTGAAAAAAAATGTATCGATAATAACATTACACAGGGAAATAGAATGTTATCAATTTAGATTGTTAGACTTATTTTACTACTTAACTTCTGTCAGTTTTTTTTTCATCGATATAGCAACAG ATAGTATTGTATTTTTGGAATACTTTTTACAAGGGGAGTTTGTTTGGGGATGCTTTGCTTTGAGCTTTACAATTTTACCTGCAGgtgttattcaaatatttagtcTGAGATGGTATCACAGCGATGGTTCCATTAAGAACATACATTggttattacattttttattcttgGGAGTATTACACAG gtatttaattttactttactCCACAATATATTCATTAAGGAACAAACGATTTGTGAAGGATAAAAATTGGGTATATAGACAGGAAAGTGATATATGTATGTTGCATTTATTTGAATCATTTATGGGGGCTGCTCCACAATTAATATTGCAACTGTATATCATggcagtattacgttatacaccATTATGGACaa gtTTATCCGCTGTAGTCTCCTTTTGTTCATTGAGCTGGGCTATAAGTACATATACAAAAGCAATGCACAAAATAAATCCTGATCATAATGAAGCAACATGGATAGTACTGACTCTTCAAGGTCTTTGGCGAGCTGGAATGCTGATATCCCGAATAGCTGTTTTGGTTTTAACAGTAATTTGTTTAAAAGAATGGTCTTTATTGTTTCTTGGTAAGTATGAGAGCGAACTAGCAAGATTGCTCAAAATAAACTCATGTCTTTCACGTAGTTCGTGTTCCACTCTGAATGTTACAGGATTCCACTGGCTTTTTATGACCATTTGGGTACTTCTCCAAAACACAGACTTTTGCCCAACTGTATGGGAAGAgcgtatttataattgtattataggatttatttattgcttcgatttttttaatttacgcgTAGGCAAATCTCGGTATAGAGTATTCGTGTTTTACTCTGTCATTGTAATAGAAAACATAGTCTTTTTAATCGTGTTTGTATTATGTTTTAAAGATGCGATAAAAGCTGAAGAAATAGCGATAATGACAGGTTTAATAATTGGAGGAATGATTATCGGCTTGACGAGCATGTTGTTCTACTATGGAAAATTTCACCCATCAAAAATCGGAGGTATATCTAAAGCTACCGATGAAAGCTCTAAGACCGTAACCAACAAAGCTGTCACCCCTAGATCTTTCAAACAGTATTATCCCAATTCATTCGCGTCGTCCTCCTGTTCTATTGATCATTCTCCAAGGGCTACTTCCGAGGAAATCACCACGGATAAACAGTACTTATTAACTAATATCGTACAAAATTCGGAATGCACGGAAAATGGTATTATCAACCAAATCTGTCAAATTGAAAACGAACCAGCAACAACTGCTATTTGCCTTATTTCGGAGTGCGAGTCGGCGCACAACATTTCGAAAGACGAAAATATGTCGTCGAGCGGCTTGCAAAAAAACACATTTTCCGTAACTGGTGACAATACCTGCGAATACCTTGAAATTCAAAACGATTGTAACGATTCCAATGAGAAAGATATTCATCGCCAGAAACGCAGAGGTATTTGTTTGCCAACGACTCATGGATTAGATATCGACAAAGATGTTTCAACGAAAGATCCAAATTCTTGTCTTCCATTGCAAAAGAGACGAGGTATCTGTTTCTCAAATCAGCTTATCCTTGAAATGGAGAACGATGTTCAGGAAAAGGTTGTGACCAATAGAAATTTGGTACCGGACGTAAGTACGAAACGCGACAAATTAGAAGAATGTTCTCGTGGTAATATTTGCGAGGATATTAACAGTATTACATTGTTAAGAGAGAGATTGGAAACTCCAACGATTTTTAACGATACTTGCGAGAAAATTGCAACGGAGGAAACAGAAAAATTGACGAAGGAGTTGCAGCAGAGGGATGAAACGATGAGTTGTGTTACCTCGATTCACGACTATGAGAATGTTTGTCCTCTTGGTGTGGCTAGACCACCGTGGTGCATTCGTAGTTGGAAAGGATATACGGATATAGAAACTTACATCCATGACGATAGCGTTGTCAGAGACAGAAGAAGAGATACTTTAACAAGTACAACTACCGGCACTACTTACAGTTCTGAGTTTTCCGACACGACTTGCGCGAGTTCGGTATTAAGAGGAATTCTGAAACAAGACGATTATCTCGACACGCTTACATATGATTTGATAGATTCTCGAGAGTTAAAAACGACATACAATGAAGATATTTCTACGAAAAGAATTTCCGACATTGACGAACAAAACCCCACTCTGTATATCGCGAAGCCGGTGGTAATAGATGATAAAGGTGGAATGTTCGCATTGGATACCATTTTGGAGGAACATGATGAAATTACCacgaaagaaaaatttgaatataCCCAACCCGGTCCCGGTGATTCGGTTAGTACGTTAGTTAGTACGATAGATCAAATCAGGAAATATACTGCGGAAAATTCTCCTAGGCATGTCTATCATACCACGGGTAGTCAATGGGAAGACTTTGATccgaaaaatttgataaagaagGCGCAGCTGACGAAAGCGTTGTTTAAAAATGACTCCGCAACGTGTAACAGAAATTACATTAATTGCTTGGACGAATCAGAATCGATTGTTCGAG GAAATAAAGCGAAGCTGCAAAAACAAGCTTCTATCGCACGTCAAAAGGATGAATCCGATTCAAAGGAGAACGATTTATACGTTGAAATGAGTCCATTGGTACCTGTTGAAAATGTTAAGGTTGTACATAATAATTTATCCGAGACAGTGTCCTCTAATATCATGAATATGAATTCTACGGATGTTACGCGGGCAGCCACTATGCCAAATATTTGCATGCAATCGGCAAAGTCGGCAAATTctaataataatgaagaaaAATTAGAACCGTCTGACGACAAACGTAAAAAACCGATTAATTATCCGAAACGAAAATTTTCTctgttaaaagaaaaatttgaatcCAAGTCGCAATTAGTTTACGTTGTTACACCGAATAATGCTATTAAAATTGGACAATCCGCTGCCTCTTCGGAATTAGATGTATCGAAAAAAAATGTCTCGGTAATTTTAAAAAAGTCATCCGATTGTACAAGGTACGACAAAGAAAATTTAGCTCCTATCGCATCGTTTAAAGTAAGTCACGAAAAGAATACTTCGAACGATAGGTGTCATTCAAATCGAGATAATATCGATCTTATTTACGAAAACGATAAGTCTTTGTGCGGTAGCGatttaaatttgaaagaaagaagaCATATATTTTTGGAGCAAGTTTTATCGCCGCCGAAATTATTAACATGGAATAAAAGAAAGTCTTTCAGTGGATCTACTGTGAAAAAACCTGCATAA